DNA from Toxoplasma gondii ME49 chromosome X, whole genome shotgun sequence:
ACTGCCTTTCGTCCAGCCTCTAGTTCCTGCGCACATCCATCTTCTTTGCTTGCACGGCGAATCCTCCTCGCGGTCGTATCGGTCTTCGTTGCTCGCCGCGCCGCCTCTGGGCATGGTCTGCTGTGGTTTCTGATTCCTCCGCGACGTTCTTTTCGACTTTTCCGTGATTCAGAGAACTCTcccttttcgtttcctcgcttcgcgGCGCGCAGAACCGGCAAGTTCAGGGAGGAGGCGGTGGCGAGTGCTCGGGAGACGgccgagagaagggaaaaagCTGCGAGTTGTGCTCACCGCGCGGGtggtgtgtatgtacaccgcgcTGTTTCGAGATCGGCGACCGCGTTTCGCGTTCTCCCGTCTTTTCGGATTtttcctcgccctcgctcgGCCGAAGGAGTGCGTTTTCCGTTTCTCAGCGCCTCGTTTTGTCCCTTTTTCTTGTTCGTCGTCCAGCTTCTCTCCTGGCACTTCTCCTCGCCGGCATCTCTCGGTCTCGCTGGGCGCTGGGGGCGTCacttctgccttctcgagATTCAGGTGTACCTACACTCTCCTCCGCGGCGACAGGGTGACTCGCGTAATACTTCGCACGCGCTCCTGTCGCGTTGTCTGTCGACCTGACTCGCTCTGCTTTCCTTTCGGTGCGGGCCAAACTGGTTTTTGCGCCTTTTCTCAAGTCAGTCGACCCCGAGAgcgcctctccttttcctgcgAAAAAGAGTCGCGAGGAACGGCTCCCGAgctccctcgtttcctccagACCTCGTGCGCAGGCAGTCAGAGTTGGTTTTCCGTTTGATGACGTTCCTcggcctctcctctccactgcGACACAGTCTGAAACTCCTTTCTTCCCGACAGTCACCGCTTCCGTGtgctctctcccttttctgagGACGTCTGCTCACCCGTTCCGCCGTTCGtcgagtgtacgtacacctctcTCACCGAGTGATACCGGGTGATCCAGCCACCGTCTCCCTGTTTGTGTACAGACGCGTTCTTTTACTGCCCTGCCTGCAGCTTTTCGTTCGTTCTTCCCAATCGTATCGCGGGGTGCCGCGTCGCTGGCGAccctgcttcgtctgcgttgtCGATCCGTCCTCTTTCGACTACTTTCTGTTTCGACACCTTGCCGCTCTTCCAAAGAAAgaccctctctctgtgtcgcacCCGGACTCTGCGTCTTGCCGCGCAGCACCGAGAAACAcagtttcctctgtcgccgTCCGCGGCCTCCGCTCCAGGCAAAGAGGTCTTCTCCGCAAGTCCTGTGTGAGCGTGcggtggatgtacacccgagTGTTTGCCGCGGTCGACACGGCGCGGGGTCCGGATTaatcctcttcgtcttccactcTCTTTCACCAAAATGTCGTCACTTTTCTCCCAAGAAAAAATCGACAAGCTCGCAGACAAGCTgggcgtcttcgtctccgtcgccagCGAGAAGGTCAAGGAAGTCACTGAGAAAACGTAAGTCTGAGGAGAAAAGTCTCTCGAGCCGTCTTCTTTTGTCGGAGAATAACACCGAAACAAtgttcctctgttctctgcaAATGACAACTCGTCTACCTTCCAGTCGCACATCTATGAGCAACGAGAGACATACAGACAGAACTCGACTTCtcatctatatctatctatctacgtATATTTCGATAGCTATGTATCTAAATCTATCTATTagtatatctatctatctgtctctctatctatctgtctctgtATATAGCGGTCTATTCTGTGGCCGGTTTGATGAAGGAAACTCGTTCTACACATGCCTCCTAACCGCACAATCGTGtgtttatttatttatttatctatacatatacatatatatatatatatatatatatatctggtGCAGCTACTGTCGTTTGTGTTGCGATGCTGGATATGAGGCTCTTTTTCACTTGTTTGTGTTGGACCTTCGGCATTCATTTTTTTCGGCGTTCGTCTTTTCACAGGCTGAGCAAAGACAGCCCCCTGGAGAAGAATCtgaaggaggcgacgagTGACAAAAACTGGGGATGTCCGACCACGATTTTGAGCGAAATTGCGAGATGTTCCTTCAACTGGTAGGCGCGGGAACGCGCTCGTCCTCTGTTGTCCTCTGTGCTTTTCAGCTGTCTAACGAGTCTTGCCAGTTCGAAGGCGAAGGCTGTTTTGAATCGTTTGAATCAGCTTTGGACGTCGCGACACTCCACACAGAAGTGGAGATCTCTGTTCCACGCGCCCCTCTGCGTTGACCGACTTGGAAGAAGGGTGGAGAGACTCTCTCTGTGCCGACAGAGAACGGTCCTTCTCTCTGATCGCGTCTTGAAATTTCGAAGAACTCTTCTTGTGTCAAGcactttcctccttttcttctctctttttctgtttccctgtttcttctcttctcctcgcgtctcttctcagtctcttacctgcgcgtttctctcctcttttcgcGCCCGCTCTTACTCTCGTTCTCGTTgtccctcctctcttcctctcgcttgttctctGTCGTACGCtgtgctctctttctttgcgagcgtctctcgcgttcaggctccttttctcgttctccgtcATCCAGGTTCTGCACCGTCCTCAAGAGTTGGCTGTGGAGTTTTCCTTGGGGGCATGAACGGGACGGGGTGTCTGGACACCGCGCGCTTCCTTTCTGAATGCTTTTGCAGCACGGACTACTTGCAGATTATGAAGTTCCTGTGGACAGCGTTGTCGGAGCCTccgaagaagtggagaagaatcTACAAGGTGCGGATCTGGAGAATTTCGCAGAGGAAAGTTGTCTCTCCACAAGAGACgccctgtttcttcttcttcttttgcgaTCTTCTGTCGTGAAACCGCAGGACCGCAAGGAGGTCTCCCGTCACCGTCTCCAGGTTCTTCTGTGGCTTTCAGTGCTCTCCTGTTGCGTGCGTCGATGATTGATGACTCTTGGAGCTTTACCAAGCCCTGCAGACTTCACGGGCGCGAGCGCTCCGGTGGTGTGGTTCGCGGACATCCAGAAATATtggttctgtgtctcctgaaTGAGTCTACCTGACACGGAGGCCTCTGTCGacctctgtgcttcttctcagctccgtttctttcctttcttgtctcctgaTAAGCCGAGCAAAGGGTAAAAGAGTGCGTTCACCACAACTGGGCTTCTTTCGAAAAGACACTTGTCGCAagtgcgtctgtctcttcgccgttGAATCGACCTTCTCTCGAATGGCGTGTCTGAAgccgtttttttcagttgcTGTCGCATCCTGTTCTCcggtttttctcttgtttcttctccgaggAGAGACCTCTTCGGCGTCGTTTTGTCCGGAGTCGCGAGAACCGCTTCGTCATTTCATGTCGAGTAACTTTGCTCTTTTGCAGGCTCTGACGTTGCTCGAGTATCTTCTGAAGAACGGCTGCGAACGAGTtgtcgaggaaacgagagaaaaccagTTCGCGCTCCGCGTTCTTCAGCAGTTCAGCTTCACGGAGGAAGGTCGAGACAAGGGAGCAGGAAGTGCGTACCCTTGACTTTTCACTTTTTACCTCTTGTCGTTTgacaaacagaagagagaatgcTGCTGCAGCAGTTAGTTTTCCACGGAAACTACGCGTAGCAGATGGAGAGCCGATACCTCTCGTGTTAaaacggcgagagagacagtcttCAGAGGCTATCGTATGGTCGGTACCGTCGTCCAGGACGAGTCGCATCTGCAGCAGGACCGTTTATAAGGCTCTTCCAGGAATGCGGATTCCTCCTTTGACTCGCGATTTGCAGTCAGGAGATATCTCTGCTTCCCGTCCCGCTCCTGCCGCGCGTCCGTCGCCGCTGGCAGCGAgtccttctcgtcgtccttctctgctttcgttCTCGCTCACCCGTTCCTCGTTTATCTCCAACTGTGTCGCCTCGTTTCTGTCGGCGGCGGTGCACTGTCGCCTTTCATTTGAGAAGCGCACAGATGCAACAAGAAAAaactctcttctttcttccacaTCGCTACactcactgcatgcacaggagTCCACGACTCTGCTTCGTATCTGCATTGCAGAGAGTCGGATTTCTTCGCTCTGAACGCAATGTCCTTTTCCTTTGTTCCTGCAGTTCGCGAAAAAGCGAAGCTCGTCTGTCGGCTTGCCTTTGACCCGGAGCTGCTCaaggaggaacgagagacagccCAGAAAAACAGGAACAAGGTAACTTTTCGAGTCTCGCCAGATAttcgtatacatatacatacacatatatatatatatatatatatatgtatatatgtatctgtatagGGCACCGTTGCGTGAGCATTTAGGCGGGAGatgtcgttttccttttaCCATTTTTGTTCACCTGGTGAAATCCACGTTCCGCGTTTTTCCACAGAGCGAACTAACCGCGTAGGTCACGTCTCTCCCATGTACCTCTGGACGGCCCGACTTCACCTTCACCTTCTTTTCCAAAATACACACACCCCTTCATCCTTCCAACCtacaaatatgtatgtatatgtgtgcaCTACtcgtatgcatgtatatatatatatatatatatatatatttgtttatgtgtatgtgtgaaTGAGTTTGTGTGAGAAGGGGAAgttcgcgagagagaggtcaGTGCAGAGAGGAtcatgcagagacaccccGCCATGGGGTTCGTTGCGCCTGTTTTTTCAGTTTGTGGGGATTGGCGCGCGCGGCGAGCGGACCGGTTCGGGATTTTCTGCGTCAGGGCCGTCCAGttctttctcgagttcctctgcctccttctcctccttctcgtcgagCGGCCTGAACTCGCTAGGCACACGTATGCGCGCCGGCGAACTCCACACGGCAGGGCGTCCCTTCGGTGCTGCGCGCCCTGGAGCGCTCAGCCCTGCAGCTTCCAAGAGTCGAGACGAACGCCAGAGgtgagaacagagagaaaagagagaggaagaaagacaagggagaacagagagaaaagagaggaagaaagacaagggGGAGGCGCATGGTGTGGAGCAAACGACTTCTTGCACTCGCTCGCGttccttgtttcttctctcccgcgggTCTCTCCTGcggtcttctcgctgtcaacgcctttcctctttcttctctcctgtctgtgttctcgcctctctctcctctgtcttctgtctctcctttacTCGCCacatgcgtctgtctgctgGTCGCGCAGCCCGGCCAATTTCCACCGAGGCGAGACGGAGGACAGCCGCAGCAGCGACCGTCGCGCGTCGCCGGCCGGGAagcacgcgcatgcaagcaaaagtcgcgaggaggagaagaaagagcgaaagaaggggaccagcaagaagaaagaagacaaggaggagacagaaaagaatcGACGCAGACACCGAAGCAACGAACAAATCACGTACGCCGCCACCGGGAAAAACGCCTGTACACAGATGTGCAAATACACGCACATGTACAAACATACAtccagacacacacacacacatatatatatatgtatatatatacatatatatatgtatatatgtatatatgtatacatatttatgcATGTAGGGTTGCAGGGGTCTTCTTGTGCTTGTTACCTCTTGGATGCTTCTGAGATGACACTTGAAGACACGCTgtatttccttctctccttgcttcGCACGCGAATTCGCCTGCGTCGTggggtgcatgcgttttaTCATGTTCAGACCCAGCGACGACTTGCTGGCACTTGATGAGCCTCCGAGCTCGTCGCGTCCCGAAGGCGGAAGCGCCGCGCCTGCCTTCCCCACAGATTCTCTCTTTGGAAATGGTAGGGACTTTTCGAGTGTGCTCTGGAAAGAATAGCGGAATGCCCGTGAGACGTGATGGATCCGAGAAATAGAGGAGAACTCTGTCTTCCCCTTCGATTTCCTGGACGCTTGTGTGACTCGTCGAGAGTAACCTCAAGTGGacagcttcttcgcgttctcgcgAGTCCGCCATGTTCcactctgtcgctctctcttcgtctctccatGCATCTCccgctttctccctctctgcatgcatttataGCTACCTGTATCTGTGTAGCTCTCGCTATACGTCGATGTCTCTCGCTCgatctgcttctttctctttctccaaaTCTCTCTTCGTTGGTTGCTGtcgctctgcttcgtttcgtctcgaCTTGCGCCGGAATCCAGTACGGAGAGGAGACCGTGGGGATTCGAAAGAACTTCCGAGATGAGTGCGTTGTGAAGGAACTGCACACAAAGGCCCTTTTATGCAGTTCGGTCCGGTGTCACTACACTCGAATGACTTGGCTACATTATGTTTGCATGCTCTTCACTGTGGACGtagtttctttcttcgtgcTTTTCCTCTGCACGAAGGACACAAGTCGCGTTCTCagctgttttctctgccttcagTGTAcccccctttcttctcggctgtcAGTGTAGTCATCTTCTTTTCGAACTTTTTTTTGCAGATGACAACTGGGGGAACTTCACGGCAGCGCCTGCGGCTGCATGCCCGCCGTCGGGCAGCAGAGGCAACGCGTTGCCGCCGGagttgtttccttcttccttgtcttctgcAAATCCGTGGAGCAACCCAACTGTCAACGGCGCCAGCAACGGCGGCACTGCAACCGACTTCTTTGGCAGTTTCCAAGCGGCGCCGCAGCCGGCGACGACTGGGGTACGCGCTGCgatttctctgtgtcgaaGAAAACGCTTCGGGCGTTCTCCTTCGGTGTATGTGCGCCCCAGACGGAGCTTCGTgccttcttccgtttccttcttttcgtgaagcttcgctcttcttctgcgtttttttcgaggtctctctctgtgcagctCAAGGCAGACTCAGTGCAGAGGAGTCAATTTTTTCGAAAGAAGAGCTCGAGTTCCCGGAGCGAAACGACAGCTGGTTTCTTCGTGaacctcgttctctccttctcagACGTTAATTGCTCTCCCCAAAGACTGTGTCCTTGTTCGCCTCCGTTCTGCAGGTTGcatctgctgcttctgccaAGTCCGTAGACTTTTTCGCTGAGGCGTCACAGCCGCCGCCAGCTGCGGACAGAAATCCCTTTGCCTCAGCAGCGCCCTCGACTGCCTCCCAGGCTCCGAAGGAAGGTGAGTGAGATCTTGCATGCGGAGAACTGTTAGCAGCGAATAGGTGAACGCAAAGGTGGAGTTATGTGCTCGTGCCTGCATGTGTCCAGCAGGGGCGCGGGAGGTAAGAAGTCCAGTTCAGGCCCAGCAGGAGCAGTTGCGCTCTGGAGGACTCGTTAGGACCGCTTCCACGTCTCGATTGTGCACCTGTTTTCTGTATCCCCTGTCTGTCTAAAGAGACCGGGATCTGCAAACTGTAGGTCCGTCTCTTCGAAAGGTTTTCCGAACCCTGTTAGGAGGCTGGAAGCCGCGGGTgaaagtgcatgcgctgcgcGGAAAGATCTCGGATGTTGCGAGTCTTTGGTGTGACTCTCCAGGCTTCTTCGCCGATTCGAGATTCGCCATGGTGAACATAAACCTCACAGACGCCGGGACACAAGCGCGAACGCAGCCGGCAGCCGGCGCGGCCTTCGGGGGTGTCGCGGCTCcagccttcgctgtctctggcCCCGGTAAGGAAAGGAGCTGCATTTTCTACGAGGAAGAATTCAAAAAAGGAAATTTTATTCTAGGACGAAACTCCCGTTGTGTACAAGGGAAACAATATCCTTTCAAGAAAAAAAATTCCATTCAAGATCGCCCTCACCTCATTCTGCGCGTGGACGCGTCGGTGTTGTCGATTACACGTACATGATACATAGAGCGAAACCGATGATCTGGAGGCTGTGGGAACTGCAGAGGAGACTCAATGAGGCATCGAAGCAACAATTCGAATGAACTGAGTAAATCCTACAGGGCGgaactgtctccgtcgacgACTTGTTGTGCAGTCCTTGACTGCCCGTAAGGCATTCGGCGCCTTGTTCCACTGTGGTCTTCTCTCAGTCTTTCGACCTTCCCTCTGTacttatatgtatatatatatatatatatatataaaggcATCTACAAATATATGTGCCTACCTGTATACCTGTGTATCAGTCCATCTTTCTAGCTGTCTATGCATGTCTGATTGTTTGTgcatctgtgtctctcgacGTCGATGACCTCATAGACGTCTACCTGTTTGTGTTTGTACCTTCGCGCATAAGTGCCTCTCGAGATTTCCGACTTTtccctgtcttttctctcaggtTTGAATGCAAATCGCGCACCCCCGCCGACGGGGTTCGGCGACGCTGGAGCTTCTCCCGCTGTCGCAGCGCCTGCGTTTTCCACCGCTTCGGCGCCAGGCGCTTTCCCTCCGGCGGCTGCGGGACCGTTTTGCGGCCAGGCCGCTTCTGTTCATATGGGCAATGCCGCGGCGTCGCAGCCGAGTTTTCCGCAGCAGCCGACCCCCCCACAAGGAGGCGgcgtttctgcctttccacCAGCCTTCGGGGCCTTCCAGGCGGCGCCCGCGTTTGGAGCCCTAGGCAGCGGTGTGCCGAGTGCGGGTGGCGTCGGCGGCGCGGCACTCTTTTCTCAGTTCCCCGGATCTCCTGCTACGACGGGGTTCTGAAAACACCCGAGACGCGCGACGGTGCGCCTCTGCGGGCGACGACACCCGCTGATCACAGAAGGACCTTTCGAACTCGAACTCTTTGAACTCAAGGAGTACACCAAACTGTCTCCAGGGACCGTAACGACCGTCTACCGTCTGTGCGTCCGAGTGCAGCctcgggggggggggggaagcggcctccgagaaaaaaaagacaaggagTCGCGAAGGAAGCTGGCTTGCTCGCAGTCCGACGCTCGAGTTCCAGTTCGCGTACGCAGTTCGAGGAAAAGACACGGCGCAATCtcgaggtgtacatacaccgtGGGGGCGGTGCTGGCGCGTGGTTGTTCTTCCATGTTTTGAAAAGGAACGGGACGAGTCCGTGTGGTAGAGGGGGAACGGTGAAGGGCGAGAGCAAGCGGCAGAGGGAGGAGTCGATAAGAGAGACCAGCCTCGCGGTCAAGAGGAAAGAGTGTTTCGTGAATCACAAGCAACGATGGAAAGCTGTggggggaaagaagagcttTTCTTCGAGGATTTCGTACACAGGGAAGACGTTTTTGCGTGGACGGCACCCCAACAAGGAATATGGGAGGCAAGTCTGTTTCTTAAGAACGGCAGCGACCggaggtgtacgtacaccccaaaAAGAAGTGTTTTTTTAtcttttctcgtttgttGTTTGTAGCCCTGTCGCGTGAGCGGGGTTCTCCTGAGGAACGGCCTAGCGGGAGAGTCGAGAAATCCTttgctcgctgtctctttcacCACTGTGACAGAAAGCCTGTTGCCTAGACACAAGCCACGGTTCGGGGAAACGGGGCGAGTATTTGCCACTACATAGAATTGGGACAACATCGAGAAAAATGGAGAGCAAAATGTCGCACTGAAACGcaacagaagacgcgaaaagaCGAATGCAGCAACAGTGAGTGAACACGGAGCCTCCTCAGGTCCCGTCTGTCGATACACCGGGTCGCTGTAACTAATCATCACACTGGCGTTTCACATGCGCATTTTAACGGCAGAGGCACAGGACTCCACGGCAGAGAACacaagacagaaaggaaggcaAACCGCTCGCAGACGTTCCCAGAAGCTGCTAGGGGAAAGTTGACCCTGTCTACTGTCGAGAGTCAAGGTTCCTTGGAAGAGTTTCACACCAAAACATGCGGAGGAGCCACACGTGGTTTTGAAGAAATCATCCCGGTAGAAAGTGTGGGAAAGTCGCTTCTGGAATAGCGCTACGAACCACGCTATCTAGTGCCCAAATCCTTCTGAAGTACGTGACGACGCTGGAGGGATACCTGTAGTAGTTCTCTGAAGCACAGGGGCACTCTCTGAGCAAAGCCTGTGGTCAATACTCCAGTTCGCTGCGCCCAGTGTAGTGTGCAGTTCGGTAGAGATTTCAATGAATAGCCAGGAGAGCCCAAATGTCTCTTCGCTGAGACCGATACGTTTTGAGTGGATACAGCGCGAAAAATTGAAACAGCGTGTGCTCTTTCCAAAGTACCGCGGGTGTCTTATCACACACATCAAGAGATCGAAAGTTACAAGAGAGCAATAGTGGTGAAGGTGACTCAGACGGACGAGCCACGAAAAGCATGCGACAGCAGTTTTCCCTGATGAAGTGAACAAAGAAGTCTAAGAACCCGTTGTTTTCGTCGTGGTGGTGGAGTGCTAGACTCCTCCACCGGTGTCGACAGAGGAGGCCGTCATTCCTTTATTCCTAGCATTTGGACCGGCTCaaaagagcggagagagagaaaaaaagcgagaaactcAGCTGTAGACCTCCACAGATACAGGAAGAGTACGGAACGTCTTCCTGTacgaaaaacaagaaagatCCGTAGGCCAGAGCTATCACGTGTGATTCAGGTGCGCACAAGGAGGGAATTGCAGGATAGAGAAACAGCGCGAGGGTCGAATCTCAGGTCTGCCAGAGGCCAGTTGACATTGAAACCGTTGAAAGAGTTTGACCACACCCCAACGAAGCAACGTGAGAATATATCTAGTTCTCGGTGTCCTAGCGGGGACTCTTGAAAGTCGTCCTTTGGATCGTACTTGTGAAAGTGGATTTCGACTGCTCTCCCGTGGTCTCTCAACGAGACAGACATCCCTTTCTTCCAGTGTTGTTCCagctgtttcctctttcacACGCGAAAATCGAAACTTCATAATTGAAAGAGTGCGTCTTGACACTCCCCTCGGAGAGGCGCAATGCGGTatgcggagaaaaaaaattGTGCGGTGGAAAGCGTTTTCCGacacgaaggaaaaaagcgCAGCACGAGTGAGTCCGGCAAAGaccggaaaacgaaaagggTTCACGAGCGTCTAGACGTGCAAAAGCAGACACACGCGTCTGCTTTCTGTGCActtgctctctctggcgAAAAACGCATCGAATAAAGCAGCCTCTGTACACTTCTGGATCGTCCGGCTGGTCCTGCAAGAAACGCTCACTCTGTGACCTTCGGACAAGAGTGCAGATCTTCTTTGACAGCCTCTTGACAGCTACGCGAGGGCCTCGCTTGTGCTTCGTTTTTATTGGCCTTGTACGGCGAGCCGCCATTTTTTtagaaggcgagagacaagacTGTCGCGAAGATGGTCGCGGCTCCGAGTTTCGCGAGGGACACAGCGAAACTCGAGGCAGCAGACGTGACTGTGACGAGCATTCTGCACTGGGCTTTTGTTTCAGAGGCTTCAGTCGACGAGCAGAGGTAGCAGAAGTGCCTACTTTCGTCGGCCGGAAGGGCACCGGCAGTGAAGGTGAAAATTTCTTGTCCAGAGATGTTCTCTGCAGTGAGTTGGGAGCCAGGCAAAGCTGTGGAGAGCACGACAGGCTCGCCGCCGCACTGTTCGTCGTTTCCTGCCAAGAATACCGTGGTGCGGTCTGCAGGTTCGAGCGCCATCGAGGGTCCGCAGCCGAAAGTCGTTTGTTCCTTGGGCGC
Protein-coding regions in this window:
- a CDS encoding ENTH domain-containing protein (encoded by transcript TGME49_214180) — protein: MSSLFSQEKIDKLADKLGVFVSVASEKVKEVTEKTLSKDSPLEKNLKEATSDKNWGCPTTILSEIARCSFNCTDYLQIMKFLWTALSEPPKKWRRIYKALTLLEYLLKNGCERVVEETRENQFALRVLQQFSFTEEGRDKGAGIREKAKLVCRLAFDPELLKEERETAQKNRNKFVGIGARGERTGSGFSASGPSSSFSSSSASFSSFSSSGLNSLGTRMRAGELHTAGRPFGAARPGALSPAASKSRDERQSPANFHRGETEDSRSSDRRASPAGKHAHASKSREEEKKERKKGTSKKKEDKEETEKNRRRHRSNEQITPSDDLLALDEPPSSSRPEGGSAAPAFPTDSLFGNDDNWGNFTAAPAAACPPSGSRGNALPPELFPSSLSSANPWSNPTVNGASNGGTATDFFGSFQAAPQPATTGVASAASAKSVDFFAEASQPPPAADRNPFASAAPSTASQAPKEGFFADSRFAMVNINLTDAGTQARTQPAAGAAFGGVAAPAFAVSGPGLNANRAPPPTGFGDAGASPAVAAPAFSTASAPGAFPPAAAGPFCGQAASVHMGNAAASQPSFPQQPTPPQGGGVSAFPPAFGAFQAAPAFGALGSGVPSAGGVGGAALFSQFPGSPATTGF